The window GCGGATCGTGCTGCTGCCGCCACCACTGATCGTCACGTCCGCCCGGAACGCCTCCAGGTCGCGCGTATCCACGCTCCCGCTCGCGCTCGCGTTCACGCGCAGCCGCTGAACCTGTCCTTCCGCAGTCACGTCCCCCGCGCCGGAGCTGATGACGATCAGCGAGTCCGCGAGCAGCCCGGGCAGGTCGATGTCGCCGGAACCGCTCGACATTACCTCGAGCCGCGTCGCATCGATCAGCTGGCCGCGCATGAAACCGCTACCCGAGGATGACAGCGTCCGTAGCGTTACTACGTCCACCTCGACGACGATCGGGTACTGCGGCCGCAGCGTGACATCGTCGGTATAGATACGCAGTACACCGTTCTGTACGCGTGTGCGGATGTATGGCAGCAGATTCTCCTGCGCGCGGACAAATGCGCCGTCCTGAAAGCCGTGCAGGATCTCCACCTCGGCCGCTGTGCTGTTCGATACACCGGTGAAGTGGCCGACCGGCCGGGACTCGATCACCACGGGCCCGCGGCCATGTACAATGCGCTCGCCCACGATGTCCGTGCACCCGCCGAGCAGCAGGGGTATCGCAAGCAGGAGGACTTTCTTTCGCATATCGAATCGCTTCGTTCGAGAAGGCTGTGATCCGTTATACGTCAGGAAGGCGTCCCGGGTTCGCCTCTAGCCCCACCATTCCGGTGCGTTGCCCGGCTTCCACTTGATGTTGCAGCCGAGGCTCGGCTTCTGGTCGGCCCTGGCCCCACGGCCGTCGAGCACGGCGTCGAGCGCGGCGCGCAGGTCACGGCCGGTCACGGGCACGCCGTTCGACGGGCGACTGTCATCGAGCTGACCGCGGTACACGAGCCTGCGATCGCCATCGAACACGTAGAAGTCCGGCGTGCACGCGGCCCTGTACGCCTGCGCGACTTCCTGTGACTCGTCGTACAGATACGGGAACGTGTAGCCCGCCTCCCGCTTCTCCTGCCGCATCATCTCCGGTGAATCCGCCGGATACGCTTCCGCATCGTTCGAGCTGATCGCGACGATCGCGACGCCGCGCTCGTCGTACTCGCGGCCAATGCGCGCGAGCTCATCGCGAACGTGCTTCACGAACGGGCAGTGATTGCAGATGAACATCACGAGCAAGGCCGGCGCATCGGCGAAGTCATCGAGTGAAACGGTACCGTCGTCCACGTCGGGAAGGCTGAAGCTCGGAGCCTGCGTGCCGAGCTCCAGCATCGTCGATTCGGTGCGAGCCATGTGTGCCTCCTGCTGATCGTCGCATGTCGGGGTGAGGTTACAGGATGACGACGTGGCTGGCGAGGGTGCCGGCACGTTCGTCAGCGAACGGGCCCGCGACGGGTGGCGACGAATGTCCCGACCGTGATGAACAGCGCAGCGAGCAGCCAGAGGACCCATGGACTGGCGCCGCGCCAGAACATCAGCGCCCAGCTGAGAACCAGGAACGCCACGGCGAACCGCTTGTTGCGCGTCGAAATTGCGCGCTGCTCGTGCCAGTCGGCGAGCGGCGGCCCGAGCCGCGGATGATTGCGCAGCCAGTCGTGCAGACGTTTCGAGCCGCGACTGGCGGCCCAGGCCGCCAGAAGAACGAACGGCGTCGTCGGCAGGCCGGGTATGAAAACGCCCAGCAGACCGGCCGCTGCAAACACGTACGCCATGACCGCGAATGGCCACCGGACGCGTGACCGCTCCAAACGTCGTCCGCTACTGCTGGCCGTCCCGGGCTCCCTGTTCTTCAAGCCGATTGCTCCCGCCTGCCTTCCGATACACCGCGGCAATGGATACATGAAGGTAGAGGATGGGGTTGGTGGGCGACATGCGGTTCGTGCTGCGACGGTGTCAGGGGGTCTGTCGAAATCGGCGTCCGTCGTTCGTCGCGTATGTGAACACTCACCCGCAGGAGGTCGTATGCTGCTGATCCGCGACGTATTCCATTGCAAGCCCGGCAAGGTCCGCCCCATGGTGAAGAAGTTCCTCGCCATGGCTGACATCATGGAGAAGCAGGGCATGCCCCGGCCGAAGGTCATGACCGACATGAGCGGCCAGCGCTTCTGGACGATCGTTTCCGAGTTCGAGGTCGAGAGCTTCGACGCGTTCGCGAACATGGGCAGTGATGATGACTCGATGAAGGAGGCCGAGAAGATCATGTCGGATTACCACGACCTGGTCGATTCCGGATATCGCGAGATCTACACGGTCGAGAAGTGAGCAAGAAGGTAGATATCTGAGCGCCGCGAGACGTCCCGGGAGCGTCCCGCGCCGGATCGCCCCGGTCGGCAGGAGACCGGGGCACGGACGGTGCCTCTACCTCATGCATGACCCGCTACGAGATTGCCGACTGCCCGTCCTGCGGCGGCAGCGAGCACACACCGGTCGCCGGAAGCGACGCGATACGCGATGAGCTCGAGCAGCTCTGGGCGTTCCACACGCGTCGCCTCCGCGGCGACACGCCGCCCGAGCAGCTGCACGATCGCATCACGTTCTCGCAGCACCCTCCGCTCCGTGTCGTCCGCTGCGACCGCTGCACGCTGCTCTTTCGCAATCCGCGCGAGCGCGCGGACGAGCTGATGGATACCTACGGCGACGAGGAACCCGGCGATGCCGCGCTCGAGCCGCTTTTCGACACCCAGAAGCAGAGCTATCGCACGCAGGCGCTCCGGCTCGCGAGCATCGCCGGCCGCTCCGGCCGCGGGCTCGAGGTCGGAAGCTACGTCGGTGCATTCCTCGCCGCTGCCGCCGGCATCGGGTGGGACTTCACCGGCATCGACATCAACGACGCCGCCAACACCTTCGCTTCCGAACGGGGCCTGAGCGTCCGGTCCGGCACCATCGAGGCGACCGATCCCGCCAGGAAGTACGATGCAGTCGCATTCTGGAACTGCTTCGACCAGCTCCCCGACCCGAGCGCGGCCGCCACTGCCGCACGTCAGCGCCTGCGCGACGGCGGACTCCTGTGCATCCGCGTCCCGAACGGCGCGTTCTACGCTGCGTGGCGAGCGCGGCTGAATACCCCGCTACGTCCGCTCGCCCGACTGCTTCTCGCACACAACAACCTGCTCGGCTTCCCCTACCGTCACGGCTTCTCACCGGCTTCCCTGACGCCACTGCTCGAGCGGGCCGGTTTCGCGATCGTGCACGTCTACGGCGACACGCTCGTCCCCGTCGCCGACCGCTGGACCCGCCCCTGGGCACGCGCCGAGGAGCGCGCCGTGAAAGCCGCCCTGCGCTCCCTGAGCGCCGCAGGCTCGCCCTGGATCGAGGTATACGCCCGCGCCGTCTGAACGACTGCGCCCGCGGATTCCTTTCCTTCCGCTGCGCCGAAACCGCCGGATCACCACGGCCGTAGGGTGCGTCGCAGCGTTCCCCTTGACGTTCTATGGAAGCGGGATGCATCTTCCCATAGAACGTCAAGGTGAGGAGGTCCGATGAAGGTCGATCTGCTGCAGGGAACGCTCGACATGCTGGTGCTCAAGGCTTTGAGCTGGGGGTCGATGCATGGCTATGAGGTCACGCGCTGGCTGGAGGAGCGCTCGGGCGACGCGCTGCGGATAGAGGAGGGCTCGCTCTATCCGGCGCTGCACCGGCTGGCGCGGCGCGGGCTGGTGAAGGCGGAGTGGGGGGTGTCGGAGAACAACCGGCGGGCGAAGTACTACACGTTGACGGCGGACGGTCGGCGCCAGCTGCGGGCGGAGGCGACATCGTGGGAGCAGTTTGCGACCGTCGTCGGCAGGGTGCTGGCCGCACAACCTGGCTGAGGGTTCATGAGCTGGATTCCGGACCGATACCGGGAGCTGCGGTCGCTGTTGCGGCCGGAGCGGATCGAGGACGAGGTCGACGAGGAGCTGCTGCTGCACATGGAGCTGCGCGCGGCGGACCTCGAGGCTGCCGGTATGTCGGCAGCGGAGGCGCGGGAGGAGGCGCGCCGCCGGTTTGGCGATCTCGGGGCGTTCCGTGATGAGACATGTGAAATCGAACGGGAAATTCGAAGGGAGCAGCGTCGTATGGAGGTATCGGATGCCGTGCGGCGCGAAGCCCGGCAGGCGTTCCGCTCGCTCAGGCGGGCACCGGTGTTCACTGCGGTCGCCATCATCACACTGGGCCTCGGCATTGGTGCGACGACGGCGATCTTCACGTTGATCGACTCGATCGTGCTGCGGCCGCTGCCGTATCCGGAGCCGGACCGGCTGGTCCAGGTGGCGCACAGTGCGCCGAAGGTCAGCGAGGGCGACTGGGGCAGCTCCGTTGCGAGCTATTTCTTCTATCTCGACAACAATCGCTCGCTGGAAGAGCTGGGTGCGTACGCGACGACGACGTACACGCTGTCCGGCGTAGGCGACGCAGAGCGAGTCGATGGTGCGCGCGTCAGTGCATCGCTCCTGAATCTGCTCGGAGCCCGACCGTTGCTCGGCCGGCTGTTCAGTGAGGAGGACGACAAGCCCGGCGCGGCACCGGCGGCGCTGCTCAGCCACGAGCTGTGGAGCAGCCGCTTCGGAAGCGATTCATCTGTGGTCGGCCGCACCGTGACCCTGAGCGCGGCTTCGTATACGATCACGGGGGTTCTGGAGCCGGGGCTGAGGTTGCCGGGTCACGACACGCGCATCTGGACGCCGCTCGCGCTCGATCGCTCGCTGGAGCCCGTGAACTGGCACTACGTCGGTGCGTACGGCCGCATGCGGCCCGGCACGACCGTCGAAGCCGCAACGGCGGACATCCAGCGGCTCACGGAAAGGCTGCCGGATGAGTTCCCGGGTGCATACGGCGGCGGCTTCATGGAGCGTTCCGGCTTCCGGGCGTCCGTCTCGCTGGTCAGCGACCGCGTACTGGGCAGCATCGATCGCGTGCTGTGGATGCTGTTCGGCGCCGTCGGTCTGGTGCTGCTGATCGCATGCGCGAACGTGGGCAACCTGCTGCTCGTGCGGGCGGAGGCGCGGCGGCGCGAGTTGTCGCTGCGGACCGCGCTCGGCGCGGAGCGCGGTCACCTGGTGGTGCACTATCTGACGGAGAGCCTGCTGCTGGCGATCGGCGCCAGCGTGCTCGGTGCAGCGCTGGCCTATGCCGGCGTCCAGATCCTCGTTGCTGTCGCGCCGCCGAGCGTGCCCCGTCTCGACGAGATCGGTGTCGGCTGGCGCTCGCTCGGCTTCGCCGCGTCGCTGGCCGCACTCACCGGTGTGCTGTTCGGGCTCGTGCCGCTGCTGCGCACGGACAGCGATTTCCGTGACTTGCGCGAAGGCGGTCGTGGCGCGACGCCATCGCGTCAGCGTCAGCTGGTACGCAGCGGCCTCGTGGTCGGACAGGTCGGCATGGCACTCGTGCTGCTCGCCGCGGGTGCGCTGGTGCTCCAGAGCCTCGTCAACCTTCACAACGTCCGTTCCGGCATCGACCCCGAGAACGTGC is drawn from Longimicrobiales bacterium and contains these coding sequences:
- a CDS encoding class I SAM-dependent methyltransferase translates to MTRYEIADCPSCGGSEHTPVAGSDAIRDELEQLWAFHTRRLRGDTPPEQLHDRITFSQHPPLRVVRCDRCTLLFRNPRERADELMDTYGDEEPGDAALEPLFDTQKQSYRTQALRLASIAGRSGRGLEVGSYVGAFLAAAAGIGWDFTGIDINDAANTFASERGLSVRSGTIEATDPARKYDAVAFWNCFDQLPDPSAAATAARQRLRDGGLLCIRVPNGAFYAAWRARLNTPLRPLARLLLAHNNLLGFPYRHGFSPASLTPLLERAGFAIVHVYGDTLVPVADRWTRPWARAEERAVKAALRSLSAAGSPWIEVYARAV
- a CDS encoding head GIN domain-containing protein, giving the protein MRKKVLLLAIPLLLGGCTDIVGERIVHGRGPVVIESRPVGHFTGVSNSTAAEVEILHGFQDGAFVRAQENLLPYIRTRVQNGVLRIYTDDVTLRPQYPIVVEVDVVTLRTLSSSGSGFMRGQLIDATRLEVMSSGSGDIDLPGLLADSLIVISSGAGDVTAEGQVQRLRVNASASGSVDTRDLEAFRADVTISGGGSSTIRARDYLRAVLSGSGWLRYFGSPQVDQEITGTGQLERQGA
- a CDS encoding YbaN family protein gives rise to the protein MTFGRGMPCFSMMSAMARNFFTMGRTLPGLQWNTSRISSIRPPAGECSHTRRTTDADFDRPPDTVAARTACRPPTPSSTFMYPLPRCIGRQAGAIGLKNREPGTASSSGRRLERSRVRWPFAVMAYVFAAAGLLGVFIPGLPTTPFVLLAAWAASRGSKRLHDWLRNHPRLGPPLADWHEQRAISTRNKRFAVAFLVLSWALMFWRGASPWVLWLLAALFITVGTFVATRRGPVR
- a CDS encoding PadR family transcriptional regulator; the encoded protein is MKVDLLQGTLDMLVLKALSWGSMHGYEVTRWLEERSGDALRIEEGSLYPALHRLARRGLVKAEWGVSENNRRAKYYTLTADGRRQLRAEATSWEQFATVVGRVLAAQPG
- a CDS encoding thioredoxin family protein; its protein translation is MARTESTMLELGTQAPSFSLPDVDDGTVSLDDFADAPALLVMFICNHCPFVKHVRDELARIGREYDERGVAIVAISSNDAEAYPADSPEMMRQEKREAGYTFPYLYDESQEVAQAYRAACTPDFYVFDGDRRLVYRGQLDDSRPSNGVPVTGRDLRAALDAVLDGRGARADQKPSLGCNIKWKPGNAPEWWG
- a CDS encoding ABC transporter permease, with amino-acid sequence MSWIPDRYRELRSLLRPERIEDEVDEELLLHMELRAADLEAAGMSAAEAREEARRRFGDLGAFRDETCEIEREIRREQRRMEVSDAVRREARQAFRSLRRAPVFTAVAIITLGLGIGATTAIFTLIDSIVLRPLPYPEPDRLVQVAHSAPKVSEGDWGSSVASYFFYLDNNRSLEELGAYATTTYTLSGVGDAERVDGARVSASLLNLLGARPLLGRLFSEEDDKPGAAPAALLSHELWSSRFGSDSSVVGRTVTLSAASYTITGVLEPGLRLPGHDTRIWTPLALDRSLEPVNWHYVGAYGRMRPGTTVEAATADIQRLTERLPDEFPGAYGGGFMERSGFRASVSLVSDRVLGSIDRVLWMLFGAVGLVLLIACANVGNLLLVRAEARRRELSLRTALGAERGHLVVHYLTESLLLAIGASVLGAALAYAGVQILVAVAPPSVPRLDEIGVGWRSLGFAASLAALTGVLFGLVPLLRTDSDFRDLREGGRGATPSRQRQLVRSGLVVGQVGMALVLLAAGALVLQSLVNLHNVRSGIDPENVLTFNAFTPRSRYEDESITRFQRELTDRIAAIPGVTQVGGTTRVPLSAVGLNCSYTIAENAAVLDEACLPTAHVLPGYFEAMGIDIIRGRSLTWTDVDTHAGAAVISRALADRLWPDADPIGRGIISYQDGPPWYRIVGVADDVRSDGLASPPIEAIYYPTTAMTGAYVTEHPFPNITYTVKVAGMDAAALEPVLRDIVRGMDPDVPLAGVRTMEEIINGSEQMARTSFMMLLLGIAAVMALFLSAVGLYGVIAYLTGQRRSEIGVRMALGARVGQVVSMIMGQSLLLAGLGVLVGVAAALVTTRALESLLFGVEPGDVRILAFVSAILLLVAVLASLVPARRAARTDPSEALRAD